TCCGCAGCCGCTGGGACTGAGATCGCGCTGGTCACCCCTGGGACAACCTCGCAGGAAATACCGGCTTCGAGGCACTCAAGGTATTCCTCGAAGCCGCGCCCGAAGACATAGGGATCACCACCCTTGAGGCGCACGACGTTCTTTCCCGCGCGGGCGTGCTCGATGATGAGCTCGTTTGTTTTCTCCTGGGCAACTTGACGCCCATAGGGCATCTTGGATACGTCGATGACTTCCTTGCCCGCAAGATCCAGAAACTGCTCCAGCTGGCCAGCAGGGCCCAGGTGGTCGGTCAAGATGACATCGGCGTTTTCCAGCGCGCGCAGCCCGCGAATGGTGAGAAGATCCCAGGCCCCTGGTCCCCCGCCGACGAGGGTGACGTGTCCAATACTCATAGAGAATCAGTCTAGGCTTGTGCCATGAACGCTCCAAGGCTTACCCACAATTTCGCCGCCGCATTGCCTGAATTGTGCGTTCCTACGCAGGCAGCCCAGTTCCCCTCACCCGATTTGGTCGTCTTAAATGAGGGGTTCGCGCGCGAGCTCGGCCTCGACCCGAACTGGCTGCGTTCCGAGGAAGGCATCGCTTGGCTCGCTGGTAGCGCGGGAGGAGTTGCCACGGCCTACGCGGGCCACCAGTTCGGCGGCTTTTCTCCCCTGCTTGGCGATGGGCGCGCGATGCTCCTCGGCGAGCTCGGGGGATACGAGATCCAACTCAAAGGATCAGGCCGTACTCGTTTTTCTCGCCCAGGCTCGGACGGTCGCGGCGCGCTCGGTCCCATGCTGCGCGAATACCTGGTTAGCGAGTTCATGCACGCGGTCGGTGTCCCCACGACTCGGGCGCTGGCGGTAGTTACCACAGGTGAGCGCATCGTGCGCAATGGTCGCCCCGCGATCGGAGCCCTCCTGGTCCGCGCAGCGCGTAGCCACCTGCGGGTGGGCACTGTCCAGTACGCGGCGACGCAGTCCTTGGAGCTCACGCAGAAAGTGGTGGAATACGCGGGGTTCTCGTCGCCAAGCGAGCTGCTGGACACGGTCATCGATCGGCAGCTGCCCTTGGTGTTGCACTGGATGCGCCTGGGATTTATTCACGGCGTGATGAATACCGACAACACCACCCTATCCGGCGAAACCATCGACTACGGCCCCTGCGCGTTTACTGAAGCTTGGGACAACGACGCGT
The Corynebacterium breve genome window above contains:
- a CDS encoding protein adenylyltransferase SelO family protein produces the protein MNAPRLTHNFAAALPELCVPTQAAQFPSPDLVVLNEGFARELGLDPNWLRSEEGIAWLAGSAGGVATAYAGHQFGGFSPLLGDGRAMLLGELGGYEIQLKGSGRTRFSRPGSDGRGALGPMLREYLVSEFMHAVGVPTTRALAVVTTGERIVRNGRPAIGALLVRAARSHLRVGTVQYAATQSLELTQKVVEYAGFSSPSELLDTVIDRQLPLVLHWMRLGFIHGVMNTDNTTLSGETIDYGPCAFTEAWDNDACFSSIDTSGRYAFGQQLNILGWNLTRLAEALLPIADEAQLRSLLDELPGRLQVLVDKLGDDYLAGLATAADITTYNRDFGGPVFIPRNMMLQRALQSAEAGHPDDYFALLKAVTDPYNPEAGPAWMAEPEGEQPFVTFCGT
- the cobA gene encoding uroporphyrinogen-III C-methyltransferase; the protein is MSIGHVTLVGGGPGAWDLLTIRGLRALENADVILTDHLGPAGQLEQFLDLAGKEVIDVSKMPYGRQVAQEKTNELIIEHARAGKNVVRLKGGDPYVFGRGFEEYLECLEAGISCEVVPGVTSAISVPAAAEVPVTHRGITHAFTIVSGHLAPSNPKSLIDWGALARLGGSIVVVMGVRQVRAITQTLIDEGLAPDTPAVAIQEGETQQQRVVRATAATLADVMEHEAIANPAVYVIGEVAGLAHA